One region of Maylandia zebra isolate NMK-2024a linkage group LG10, Mzebra_GT3a, whole genome shotgun sequence genomic DNA includes:
- the LOC112435441 gene encoding olfactory receptor 1500-like, with product MDLFNSALGKNITFLRPAFFIISGFIGIPNIKYYYAFLFFVYIISVLANTAVMAAIYLDHNLRTPKYIAVFNLALVDLLGNSAMVPKVLDIFLFNHPHISYNDCLTFLFFCYVFLSMQALNLVALSYDRVMAIVYPLHYQLKVTQKFMLCLIASFWVFVIIVVLIATGLLTRLSLCESVVIKSFFCDHGQIYRLACNDYTPSDITAWILPALILWIPLLFVLLSYLSISYALAKVATVRERMKGFKTCTAHLSLVAIYFLPILITLRLNIEPNARIINLSLTSVFPPMLNPIIYVLQTQEIKESLKKLKGRITTHYKNRKVKFKK from the coding sequence ATGGATCTTTTCAACTCTGCACTTGGaaaaaatatcacttttttGCGTCCTGCATTTTTCATTATAAGTGGATTTATTGGCATTCctaatataaaatattattatgcctttctgttttttgtttatattatttCTGTCCTGGCAAACACAGCTGTCATGGCCGCAATATATTTGGATCACAATCTAAGAACACCGAAATATATTGCAGTTTTCAATCTTGCATTGGTTGATCTGTTAGGTAACTCTGCCATGGTGCCAAAGGTTCTCGATATCTTTTTGTTTAATCACcctcacatttcctataatgACTGCTTGACATTCCTGTTTTTCTGCTATGTATTCCTTTCGATGCAAGCTCTAAATCTGGTTGCACTGTCATATGACAGAGTTATGGCGATCGTTTACCCACTGCATTATCAACTGAAGGTGACTCAAAAGTTCATGCTCTGTTTAATTGCCTCCTTCTGGGTGTTTGTCATTATTGTTGTACTTATTGCAACTGGCCTTCTTACAAGGCTTTCCCTCTGTGAGTCAGTCGttattaaaagctttttttgtgACCATGGTCAGATATACCGGCTTGCATGCAATGATTATACACCCAGCGATATAACTGCTTGGATTTTGCCAGCTCTTATTCTTTGGAttcctcttttgtttgttttgttgagtTATCTGAGTATAAGCTATGCTTTAGCTAAGGTAGCCACAGTTCGAGAAAGAATGAAGGGCTTTAAAACCTGCACAGCTCATCTTTCATTAGTGGCAATCTATTTCCTCCCAATATTAATCACTCTACGTTTAAACATAGAGCCAAATGCCAGAATCATAAACCTGTCTCTGACATCAGTCTTTCCTCCAATGCTGAACCCTATCATATATGTTCTTCAGACACAAGAAATCAAAGAATCTCTAAAAAAGTTAAAGGGAAGAATCACAACACACTACAAAAATAGAAAagtcaaatttaaaaagtaa
- the LOC143420724 gene encoding olfactory receptor 1500-like, giving the protein MDLFNSALGKNITFLRPAFFIISGFIGIPNIKYYYAFLFFVYIISVLANTAVMATIYLDHNLRTPKYIAVFNLALVDLLGNSAMVPKVLDIFLFNHPHISYNDCLTFLFFCYVFLSMQALNLVALSYDRVMAIVYPLHYQLKVTQKFMFCLIASFWVFVIIVVLIATGLLTRLSLCESVVIKSFFCDHGQIYRLACNDYTPSDITAWILPALILWLPLLFVLLSYLSIGYALAKVATVRERMKGFKTCTAHLSLVAIYFLPILITFILRANIEPHARIINLSLTSVFPPMLNPIIYVLQTREIKESLKKFLKITTHYKNRKVKFKK; this is encoded by the coding sequence ATGGATCTTTTCAACTCTGCACTTGGaaaaaatatcacttttttGCGTCCTGCATTTTTCATTATAAGTGGATTTATTGGCATTCctaatataaaatattattatgcctttctgttttttgtttatattatttCTGTCCTGGCAAACACAGCTGTCATGGCCACAATATATTTGGATCACAATCTAAGAACACCGAAATATATTGCAGTTTTCAATCTTGCATTGGTTGATCTGTTAGGTAACTCTGCCATGGTGCCAAAGGTTCTCGATATCTTTTTGTTTAATCACcctcacatttcctataatgACTGCTTGACATTCCTGTTTTTCTGCTATGTATTCCTTTCGATGCAAGCTCTAAATCTGGTTGCACTGTCATATGACAGAGTTATGGCGATCGTTTACCCACTGCATTATCAACTGAAGGTGACTCAAAAGTTCATGTTCTGTTTAATTGCCTCTTTCTGGGTGTTTGTCATTATTGTTGTACTTATTGCAACTGGCCTTCTTACAAGGCTTTCCCTCTGTGAGTCAGTCGttattaaaagctttttttgtgACCATGGTCAGATATACCGGCTTGCATGCAATGATTATACACCCAGCGATATAACTGCTTGGATTTTGCCAGCTCTTATTCTTTGGCttcctcttttgtttgttttgttgagtTATCTGAGTATAGGCTATGCTTTAGCTAAGGTAGCCACAGTTCGAGAAAGAATGAAGGGCTTTAAAACCTGCACAGCTCATCTTTCATTAGTGGCAATCTATTTCCTCCCAATATTAATCACATTTATTCTACGTGCAAACATAGAGCCACATGCCAGAATCATAAACCTGTCTCTGACATCAGTCTTTCCTCCAATGCTGAACCCTATCATATATGTTCTTCAGACACGAGAAATCAAAGAATCTCTGAAGAAGTTCTTAAAAATCACAACACACTACAAAAATAGAAAagtcaaatttaaaaagtaa